One region of Quercus lobata isolate SW786 chromosome 2, ValleyOak3.0 Primary Assembly, whole genome shotgun sequence genomic DNA includes:
- the LOC115960606 gene encoding EG45-like domain containing protein, which translates to MGVIIRDLIMVTMAMCLISVANAAQGTATFYTPPYVPSSCYGYQNNGVMIAAASDAIWGNRAACGRMYRVRCTGPTNQGVPQPCKSTSVVVKIVDYCPPGCQGTIDLSKEAFSVIANPDAGKIKIEYTQV; encoded by the exons ATGGGAGTGATTATTCGTGATTTGATCATGGTGACCATGGCAATGTGTCTCATCTCAGTTGCAAATGCTGCGCAGGGGACTGCCACTTTCTATACACCTCCTTATGTTC CCTCTTCGTGCTATGGATATCAAAACAATGGTGTCATGATAGCTGCGGCAAGTGATGCAATATGGGGCAATAGGGCAGCATGTGGGAGAATGTATAGAGTCAGATGCACTGGGCCTACCAATCAGGGCGTGCCACAACCTTGCAAGAGTACCAGCGTTGTGGTTAAAATCGTCGATTATTGTCCCCCAGGATGTCAAGGAACCATAGATCTCTCTAAAGAGGCTTTCTCTGTTATAGCTAATCCAGATGcaggaaaaatcaaaattgagtaTACTCA GGTTTGA
- the LOC115974700 gene encoding putative EG45-like domain containing protein 1 — MEMRVFLTVGIIASLISAASAITGSATFYTKYVPSACYGNQGQGVMIAAASDAFWNGGAACGKFYTVRCTGDHNGVPHPCTGASVTVKIVDHCPGCSSQLDLSREAFAKIANPVAGIIDIEYNQ; from the exons ATGGAGATGAGAGTTTTTCTAACGGTGGGTATCATTGCAAGTCTTATCTCTGCAGCTTCAGCTATAACGGGAAGCGCCACATTTTACACTAAATATGTTC CGTCTGCATGCTATGGCAACCAGGGCCAAGGTGTCATGATAGCAGCAGCTAGTGACGCCTTTTGGAATGGTGGTGCTGCATGCGGGAAATTTTACACTGTTAGGTGCACAGGAGACCATAACGGCGTACCACATCCTTGCACGGGTGCTAGTGTTACGGTGAAGATCGTCGATCACTGTCCGGGATGCTCATCTCAATTGGACCTCTCTAGAGAAGCCTTTGCCAAGATAGCTAATCCTGTGGCAGGAATAATCGACATTGAGTACAACCAGTAA